The following DNA comes from Dermacentor andersoni chromosome 2, qqDerAnde1_hic_scaffold, whole genome shotgun sequence.
cccgctccgctccgctggccgtaaacccgctgggctaaaactctctattgtagACAACTATGCCCGTAGATGCGGCCTTCAGTGCTCCCCGTCCAAATCTGAATTTGTGCACATACGCCCCTACCAAAGTGCATGCACCACCAAAATCGACCTCTCCCTTAACAGTGGACCCATACCCGAACACGACGAGATCCGAGTACTGGGGCTCTTTATTCACCAAAATCGAAAAGCTTGCACAACATTGGCCAAATTGCGTAGGGGGGGAGACCAGGTGAGCCGGATGGTCCGCCGGGTTTCGAACAAGCGCGCGGGTTTACGatgcaaagacgccttgcggctggcgcatgcatttgtaaccAGTCGAGTCCTATACTCGGCTCCATACCTCCACCTACGCAAATATGACGAGAATGCACTCGAAGTCATTCTCCGTAAAATctacaagcgtgccctcgacctcCCGGTCAGTACCTCCAACCAGCGCCTCCTGGGCCTGGGGACGGTGAACACCTTTAAGGAGCTGCGAGAGGCGCCCTTGATGAACCAATACACGAGACTATCTAAAACgccgtcgggtcgccgcctccttgCCCGAGTACACATCCATCATTCAATACACACGGAAGAGCACGTACATATACAATCACAGTGGAGGTATACCCTGCACGTGCGCCCCCTTCCGGTCAACATGACACGAGAGGACCATAGTGGCAGACGCCTCGCGCGTGCGGAAGCCTTGGTTCGCCACTACGGACACAAACACGTAGTCTTCTACATGGACGCCTCCGGCTCGCACCATGGGGGTTGgtacacggccgcagtcgtccaccaaaaTACGGCAGTAAACGGACTAACTTTCCGTGCACACACCATTACACACGCGGAGGTGGTTGCCATCGCGCCAGCCGCCGCAGATCAGCACTCGTGGGTCATCACCACCGACTCGAGGGGTGCTTGCCGCAATATTAAGCAGGGGCACATACCGTACCTtgcctacaaaattttgcaaaacgGCAACTATCTCGATGCCCTCTCGCACCGTACGATTATCTGGACTCCAGCTCACACGGGCCTCAAAGGAAACGAGACGGCCGATGCCGTCACCCGCGCGCTCACTTTCCGGgcatcaccttcgtcccccaccgaTCCGGACCCCGAACCCAATCCCGCCTATACTTTCAAAGAGATCGTTCAGCTCTACCAATCTGGCCATGCCATCTATCAGaagccctgtaagggcctcacaAAGGCGGAGGAGCGCATTCTCCTTCGCCTTTATACCAAAACTCTACTGTGCCCGGCAGCCTTAAAACACTTTGACCCCGCTTGCACGGCTGCTGCAAGGATTTTAAACCTGGCCAAGAATTTTGTCCTGTTTCAGCTCTGACATTTGGTATGGACCAAGCAGTTCCACTTCGCAGTAACCTCGTGATGCTTAATCATAGCATGCtctttatgtatatatatcgtAATAGATTTTGTACCAACCACCATCTATTGTGTTAGACATTGTCTCGCaatttttttgtagtttttcgtttagtgcattgtgtggtgttaagcgaaattatcatgagctgtaagtaataatactgaACGCCTGAATTCATGCCACATGCTTAGCGTGCTTAATGATCGGCGCTATttgtgtgttgttcttttcgtgattttttggtgctctgggaagagagagagagaagggaagaaggaaaggcagggaggttaaccagactgagtccagtttgctaccctacacggtgCTCAGGGAAAACTAAAACAATCAATGAGCATTTTCAGCATTTTCAATGAAGACCGCATTTGCCCTATCATGAATTTGCCTGCATGCCggcgtttctgcacttcttgcgCTTGTGCAGCATCTGTTTTCTGTGCCGCATGGCCTCCGTGACGATGCGCGCGGAGGTCTTGCATGGTCATGCGTGGAAAAACTAATATGTAGGTATTCTTGCCGAAAATTAATTCAATGTGCTTAAGAAATGACTTCACAAAAAGGCAAatctttttggctacttttgggctaCCCAAAATTTTCGCTTTTGGCTACATTTTGGCTACTGCGGAGGTCAATTTATGCTACTTGTTGTTGGAGCGATCTGGCAACCCTGGCCCGTCACAGCACGGAATCGATGGTACGAGTTTGAGCTGAGCAAAAAAATTACATAGCCATTTCTGGTGAGACAACGTTTAACTAATGCAAGGCTAGAGGATTATCTCTATAGTAATTGTGTTTACGTTGTAATGAAGCGACGTTCTTCAGTTAAATGTGGCCCTTGCCCCAGAAAGTACAGGACATGATTGCGTTGAAATGACATGATTGCGTTGGAATGATTGACTTCTTTCCTAGCGCACCTGTATTACTTTTTTGGTATTTCATTAGTTCACCCTTGAAATGAGCATATTTACATTTAGTTATTTCACCATTGGTGAGCGGGAAACATTGATTACTCCGCATTCTTTTTCAGGTCATGGCGCCCTCCTTGTCGTTTTACCGAGCTAGATTGCATTCTATGTTTGCACCCTCAAAGCACTAGTGTTAACTCGTATCCACCGAAAAGACAAAAGAAATCATGGGTGGTACTTTCTGACTACAATAATAACACTTCGGCGTCATTATTCGGGGAGCACCTAGATATATTACTGTTATTAGGCCACCTAGAGCAGTGAGTGGCTTAGCGATTAGATCATTTTGCTCAATACCAAAGTGACAATAGCGCAAGGTCGCGTGTCCCATTCGTTGTGGATACTCTCTTGGAAGGATGGAACGTTACATCGCCGATATCTGTAGATTTGACTGCAGGATGGAGAAAAACCAGGGGGTCGAACTTATTGCCTGATCTCTTGGTGTGCCTGGCCTGATACACAAACACTTGAAATAGTGGCGGAAAAGAGAATTCGCACAGAATCGTGGCAAGAACGGAAAAGGCCGGGAACGCGTACGCTACAAGTACCATTAACTAACAAATGAACAATTTTTGCCGATGTATTCTTGGTGCTACTTCGCAAAGGTAAAACCGATGGTACAAGCTTTTTCTAGAGTAACCAGGGAGATCACACAGATGGTTGAATTGACGCCGGCATCCATTCACCTCTTTACAGCATAACGGCTCGCGTAGGcctgcaaaaagaaaataataagaaaTGGCACAGGCTGATCCACAGTGTTACTTCTGAGTTCTTCGCTAAGCATATACCATGCAAACAATTTGCAGCGCTACGAAGACCTGGTCGCTGTACAAGATGCGAACCTGAGAATCTTCGAGAACCAGATCACGGTGCTACTCGGCCACAACGGCGCTGGCAAGACCACGCTACTGAGCATGGTCACTGGTGAGGTCACTGTTTACACGAGTATACCAGATTGATATGACCGGATCCGTTGCaggcataggcagcggtacaaggtagatagagaagttttgcgGAAAACACGATTAAGGAGGTGTATACAAAACCagtagaatgaaaagcatgcatagcataacagattaaatcaagcaggctatgtgACTATATTGCTCATCACCCCGTTTCAAGAAGGATGccaatgaatcatcatcatcatcaccaccactgCTGAAATAGGGGCAAAAACGAATTTAGAATCGTGAATTTAAATTCACGATTCTAAATTCAAATCTAAATTTAGAATTTAGAGCGAGCCATTGTGAAGTACGACAGAAAGAGAACACGTAGAAAATAAGaggaaacaataataataacttaaaaaacaaacaaacgtggCCATAGACTCGAAAGACACGAGAGAGTGCTATGAGCTgtgctcttaggcgcccgttcctgcgttgagcgtcggcgtgcctcggcgtttACCTCGTaattaaccgagcgaacgagcacagcgaaagatgaaagcgaacgcggagcgcagcgggaaatgaaagaagagagcgcgaggaagaaagtGTAGGAGGAGGCTACAGCGAAAGCATGACGCGGAAAGTGAAGGAAGAGTGGAGGggaaacggcctgcgcatgcgctgagttgccggcggccaccgTATCCGCCAccacgtgggcgatctcatcGACGCTTCCGAGCGGGAGCCCTAGTGGCGTGAGGTGGagaggcacggaggaaggaaactaaggagaggccctgacgtcactctttgtgaagcaaaagtgaagccggaatttggcgttgctcatggcgatgctccgccttttgggccacccttctctcttgtttacatctttcgcgaaaccacgccgcgctgcgtgtggtgtcgcgcgcgctcgcgcaacatctggcagagcacggtgcaagtaacacagcgcaacaagacacggtgcctaacgcaaacccgcccactcagcgcctttgccacggcccgaaacctaccagagcaacacgtgtgagcgctcaaaaccataacaacgccgccattgtggcccaaaaggcgtggccatacaacaaaaataaataaaaaagtagcaaaaaaatgagaacccactacgtcatttccgccacacttttctcctagcgcgcggagggggtagggcctctccttcgtttccttcctccgtgtggaGAGGGCTACGCTCGTGCggggcgtcagctgctgaggtcagtcagTGGTACCACATGTGTGACGGGGGCCACTACTCCTACAAAGGGCGATGACGAGCGTATACGAGTAAGGCtggatgtgacgctcccttgggtgttgtcgccagtgatactggtggcacgattttccTGCGACGAAGGgctgctctcgtcgttggtggaacgaaagcgtaagAAAAGCGTACTGCCACGTAAGTAGGGTTGTGAAGCCGACGACGGCTTAGATATggtgccagagtagtgcgcgtcgtctgtatgggaacaaagcactgcatgagtggaggtctgtctgcagcggctgcttcGAATCGTGTCCACGCGTCAACCACGCCTCAaccacgcactgcctctcgcgtTCTCCCGATTAGCGAAACAGTGGCGCAACACTTCGcaccgtttgcaatgtgccgcaagAGACGGATTGTTCGCGCCAGCCACGCTACTCGCAGctttctcttcctaatataaaccgtgtacTTATGGACTCACAATACAAAACATTGACACGCGAAATAAAAACgcttatagagctgcgctcaaatttcagtATCGTAACCTTCGGTGAAATTTATTCAGTCTAaataggtttttttttgtttgtcgcGCTGTTTTCTATGGTTTTTGGAATGGACTAACCAGCCCAACGAGCGCACTTCTGACGAGAAAGATAGTAGCCCTCGGGAGCGTGCACCAAACACAAATCTTGTAAATCTTGACGCAGTATATCAGTACACGATTTTACAAAGAGATTAGCGTTGTTTCCTCGAACGCTACGTATAGTGCACCTAATTTCAGGGTGCATCTACCATCGACTAGAGTCATCTAATAGCGCGACAGTTTGTTAGTACTAGATTTTGTCACAGTCGTCTGGCTGTGGTCATTAGCGAATAAAACGAAAGGAAtttgttttcaataaaatatcaTTTTATAAAAAGTAAACCTTGTTTGTTTATAACCATATTAACTACTACAACACTAGCACAATTATATTAACTGGATTACATCGAGAAGCATACTACGCATAATTGTCTTCGTGTCTGAGCAGTTAAGCTGgttacattctttacaaaataataaaaacacGAATATTTGCAGCACCTTAACTACTTTTCACCTGGTTTAGGCGTTGCAAACAAAGAAGCACTGTGTTTCGATCATATAAAGTGCCTGCAGTGTAACTgtgcatttcgcgaccgggcccaaggggaactgacgatcgcggctcaatctcgctccATATTTAGAAGAAAGCAGATAGGCAGCGCGGAAGGGATGAGGGGCGGCTTCGACTACTCCAAAAAAATGCGCGCTTTGCACGGCAACGCGCGGTCGCGCGCGTCGTATTTTGAAAGGGATTTACGGACGGCTCATACCTGTGTGCGCGCTGTGCTCTAGCCATTTTTGAGTTGAAGCGATACACGGCAAGAATGacccttcgctcgctgctgctgccgcgcttgctcacaccagcgctttgacagcgagtgtccacgctcaTCAAGTGTGAgatgttcgtgtttgcttgtgagcgctgacaccatgcttgttaattcagatagcaagcgaatgtttccacgtttatacggccgataaaactgctatgcttacttcgtatagctgtctaataatttgctatcgcaatcgatgcttcgcctttcgggcgaagctgcgagTTTTTTGCCGTGTGGAAACTACACGCAATATTGCCACGTTTGTTCTCTCGAAGTTCCCTTCCGCGATAATGAATTGCTGCTCTAAGTGTGTCCTTGCCTCTTACAAAGGAAGTTTAGAGAAAGCGCTCCTTCCCACTCGCGTCGCCATACGCGAGTAATCAAGATTTACTCGCTCGCATACGAATATTTATTAGTGAAAAATATCATACATTTTACTGCCTCTTTACATAATCCTGCCATATAATCATATGGCATCTCACATATTCTAATGAGGACATCTGGTTATCGAATGTGGATGTTATGATGGCATGTGCATTTTTTTCTATGTTGTAGCCATAGACATAGCTGTAACAATCTTGGTACTCGCTTTTAGAACAAATGCAGGCAACTCCTTTGCAGTGGCAGCTCATCTAGCGTTCATATTTCCAAGAGCTATCGTACTTCGCGATCGAATGCGCTTACTCAGTGTGGGCAAGAGCAGCGTACTCCACAGGAGAACAAGTGAACTAGTAAGCGTAGTCAAATATAAACAAGCCATTACTCTCACCATAAAAAAAATTTGCCAGTACTCTCTATCTATCAAGAGACTAGAATTGGGGGCACTCCAGCCTGGTGCTATTGGTATCTTAGTCCCAATTCAACTAGTGGAGGATAATTTCATTAGGTTTGCATTGTCACTTCATTACATATGAGGAACGGTACATGGAAAGACTTTGCAAGATTAGTGACAATGGCAGGAACGGCAAGCTTATTGATGCCCTGTTAAAATTGTGCGGTATGAAGATTGGTTAAACCAGCACTGACACGTATTTGCGCTGTTGTGAAAGCTCTATTACATGCTTCTTGAGCCTAGAATAATGACATTTAACAGAGGTGAAGTTTGGGAAGCACTTTAGGATACTATTTGTTTTGCACTAACGCTGGGTCTCGAAACACCGGACATGCGTTATTGacattaccgtgacgtcatgaaaCAGAGCTAAGTTTGCTGATGTCGTAATAATAAGGCTAGGTATGATGCCGTTgctcataaaaaaaaagtaatcaagGAGGCTGTACGCGTTTCGTATTGGACTCGCTCACGTGCCCCAGCCACAGTAATTGCCGCAAAGAAGCGAGCCAgtgtaacatgacgtcatggtaCGTGCTCCTTCTGTGTACCGAAACTGCAGCTGGTTTGCAGAAAGACGTAATACAGCAAAATATTTAGTAATATAAGCTATCACTATTTTGCAGAAATATCACTAAAATATCACATGCACTATTTTGCACAAGAAGCCCAAGATATTTAGGATGCCCTGATGCTTGTCAATACTTTTTTATTCAGGGGGTTAAGACCTTCATTTACCACAAAAGGCTTACACGTCGAAATTATTGTCCCCGTAGTCCTTTAAGTCTGGTTGAGAAGGCCTGGTGTTAACTATGGTTTGTGTCCTAATGTCGGGTTAATTTTCGCACACCTTTAGGTTGGACCAGATGCACCACTGGCATCATACTGGTGGGCGGTTATGACATCACGACCTGCACCAAGGATGCTCGGAAGAGCTTCGGTTACTGCACCGAGAACAACATTCTCTTCGATGACCTGACAGTAGAGGAACATTTGGTCTTCTTCGCCGTCGTAAGTCCAATTAGTTGCATTCGTTGCCTCCTGATTGCATCTAGATGTGCTTGTTTCCTGCTGGACTATatagcctttctttattggccAATGAAAACTCCACTCCATTCATGACAATACAGCACCATACGAAGTGATATTCAGATTTTGTccacaaggaaaaaaaatcaactagaacaaaaaacaatttttttctcttcaaagtCGTGTCTAATGGAGTCAATCCACTAGCTTGTACGATCTTACTCGTAACTGTTCGAAGCAACTCTAGAGCTCCTAAAACTCAATGCTGCTGAGTGGCCCCTGCGAAATTTTCTTGGCACAGTGGTAAGGATCCTTCCTTTATCGAACATTATtgctcaaatataaacaaaaaagCCGCAGGAAGCCTGCTCTTATTAATAGCGCGGGTGGTACATCCTTCTTGAGATGCTTAACACCACGTGCCAGCGAAATCAGTGCGAGCGGCGGCGTTGTCGTGATGGAGAAACCAACCACCTGCATTGCAGAATTTTGCGCCACTTCCCTCGCAGATTCTTTCATAATAGCCTTAATTTAACCAATCCAAGTAAAATTTCTGATTGATAATATATTCACGAGCAACCAATTTCCGGTCGGTAATTCACAAACACCGATGAGAAAGGAGAAAAAACGATGATCATCGTCTTCACACGAGCGCACTTGTCGTATTTTCTTTTCGGTCTTGGTGAAGAAGGTGTTTTCAACTGGCTTGAAACTTGCTTGGTTTCGGGCTCCACCCATAAGACCAGTCGCTTTCAACGTGATGTATCAAATCCAGGCGCAAAATCAAACAAgtgtcattctttcttttttgtcttttgtgtgcaTTTGGGGAGAAATCATCCCGGCAAAATTCCCGCACAAAACCTGCAGCTTATGCCAGCAGCGGCTGAAATATTGTGAATTATGTAGCGATGACTTTCGTTTGACTTTCTGTCGAGCTTTTTTGATGACCTCCTAGGTGCGACTGGTTGAACGTAGGCTAATATGAAATGAAACGCTCATTTATCCTCTTGAAATGGCTCAAATTACTGAAAACTTCTGTACGGCTTATAGCGCCTCCTCCATAAACGTCGTTTGAAGCATTTAAAGCACAATCAAAATCTCACGATTCACTGTCAGCCACGAATAGACGTCACAGTTTCGCAACAGTGGCACACCAGATGGTGGAAAAACTGTCCCCATAAGCGCGTAAGACATTAACGGTCACATTGGCTCGGCTACTCTCAATTAACTGAAGCACACCTAGCGGGAGAGCACAGCAATACAATTACAAAGAACTTCATGAAGGCaggtcattctttttttctctttttttttgtgagggGACATGGAGGGGGGAGGCGGAGATCTCCCCTCGTATATTGAGCTTACTACTCTGAATGGCGACGTGTGCCAAGGGAAATCTTTAATAGAGCAATTCTTTTTGAGTACGAACGTTCGCACCGAAGAATTGTCTCTTTCATATTATTCAGTTAGCAAAGTGCGCGGGGCGTGCCAAATGTTGCTTCCACTTTATTGTTACGACGCTTGAACAATGTTGGAGTGAAATGCCCCGTTCGCAACTTTGAGCGCGACTGGACGAAATTCGTACAAGGCGATGACGTTGGCCTGATCCGCAGGTGAAGGGCACTCCCTACGATGCTGTTCGGCTGGAAGTGGTCACCCTGTTGCACGACGCGGGCCTCATGCAGCACCGTTCAAAACTGGCCACCAACCTTTCCCTGGGCCAGCAGCGACGCCTGTGCACTTCCTTGGCCATAGTGTCCAAGCCAAAGGTGAGGCCGAGGTGCACTGAGTATCGTCCGCAGGCTGCTGAAGCCACGGCTGAGCAAACCAGAGAAGTCACAAGCCGATAAAGTCGGGTCAATTTGGCTCGTAGGGCCGAAAACTTGTCGTAGGATCCAAGTTAGGCCCAGCGAGAATCGATGCGACTTGGATACGTCATTCCGCCCTGACGGTGTGGGTTGACGTACCCGACCAACCCACTTGGCAAGACGCAAGCAAACGCGGTAGGGACTCGCAGGATTAGCTCGATTTCTGACTCAGTCCGCTCATGTCGAGTTCATTTAAACGAAGCTCGTGAGAGGATCAGGAGACCTCAAGGGACATGCACCCGAACATGCACTTGAACCACCCGACGAAGAGCACATCGAGCCTCAAGACAAGAAACCTACTCaaacgccgtggttgcttagtggctatggtgttgggctgctgagcacgaggtcgcgggatcgaattccggccacggcggccgcatttctatgggggcgaaattcgaaaacacccatgtacttaaatttaggagcGCGTTAAGTTTAGGAGAGGACGTCGCGACTAAGCCGCGCCTAGTCACGACGTCCTCTGCCCAGGTCACAAGCCGAAGTTGTAGATCCGGCTCGGTGCTgcccaaagcagcctcccactgctgcgaCTGGTTAAGTGtcaagaggcagggggcaagtgtgccggacagaaaaataagaaataagcGTAATCGGTGCGGGAGCTGTCACGTAAGCGGCAGGGCGGCGAGTGCTtcccggggtggaagagggcaGGACCTGCGGGTGTAAGAAGGGTGTGGGCCTCAAGGTGGCGCCACAAGTGTTAGTGATGCTGGGAAAGGAATTTGCGCGGAGGGGGGAAAGAGAGACGAGAGAGGCGGTATCATGGTgcgtgaggagcgcgtcgcgagTATGAATTCTCGGTCAGTCGAATCGCGAGCGATAGAATTGTCCTagcctgcgttctgactgcgcggtaaggcccaatgaaaacgcgccaagcgcctcaacgcgctcgcttgcccgggAGGTGCTCTAACTCGCAGGACGCTCAGCAGCCTTCAAGTGGACATTGGGCGACCCCAAAGTCTCAAGTTGGCCCATACCCAAAAATcgagttgcccccccccccgcatttgtttgcccacccctaaatttactttgcccacccctaaatttaaaCTTGGCCCTCCCCAAATTTTAATTTGGCCCACACCGAAATTTAATTGGGCCCACCCGCAAGTCTCAAGTTGGCACACCTCCAAATTTAATTTGAAccacccccagatttcaagttagcccacccccaaatttaagttgacccaccTCAATATGTGAGGTTGGTACACcctaaaatttcagttggcccgcGTCCAAATTTCACGTTGTCTGACCCCGAAAATTGAGTTGGCCTGTTACCAAATTTAAGTTGGGccactcccaaatttcagttggcccacccgcaGATTTGaacttggcccatccccaaatttcagttggcccaccccccgATTTCAGTTTGGCCCACCCCACATTTCAGTTGGCCCAtgctcaaatttcaagttggcccaccgccAAATTTAATTTtgccacccccaaattttaagcTGGCCCATCCCCTAATTTGAGTTTGCGCACTCCGACTTTAGCTTCCCCATGCATATTCTAAAGAGTCCTATGCATCTCTTTGGGTACACTCTATATTAGTTCCCGTTTTGAATTGTTCCCTGTCCCTTAAACGTTGCCAATCATCTATATTTAAGCTAGCGTAAGGATTAAATGTGTTTGCAAGTTGTGTACTTTGAGCAGACACAAGACATCATACTTTTGACGTGACAGTgctggggagctcgccaaagCATGCTTATGCTTTGAAAAGAGAGCGCAGAAATGCAGCGCTTGTGTTGGTTTCGCTCGCCTTTCTATTAATCCTTCACGCTGTTAGGGTAAATCATGCATGAGTGCTAACCTGCACAGTTTTATCTCTTCAATAAGTTGGTTATTAAATGAGAAATTAAAGTGCCAACTTTCCCGTCTAAACTCATCCCGCGGGAACCACAGCGCAGATGCAGTGGTACTTGGTGTTTAAAGAGTACCTGCGCAGTGGAAATGAAAGTTGAAGCTTTCTTTACGGTCGTTCAGTGATCACTATAGGAAGATCTGGAAATGCACGCCGCAGGCTTGAATACATGTCTGCACATGACGCTGCATGTTGTTAAACACTTGGTGTAGCTGGAGTTATCTTTGCAGAGCTGGGTAATGGCTGTCTGTAGCTCCTGCAGTGTATGAGGATTGTTCTCGAACACCCATCCTAGGAGAGCACCCCCCAACGTTGTCAGGAAAATTGTACAGGTCTCGCACGGTGAAACTTTAAAGTCTTTCACAACTATCATcgcgcttttatttattttctcactGCGTATTTGCTTTTCGGGCACCGTGCTTGTTGTCGCGGATATAGAAGTGGTTTTGTACGTTTCGATTGCATTAGTTAGAAAAAAAGCATTTAAACTCGCTAAGTTGAGTCTTTGGTTGTCTTAGAGCGCAATGAAATCCTTGCTTCTCGATTAACTATTAGGTAGTCCTGAGTAACAAGGCACTGGGACAAAAACCACAAGTTCTTGATTTCTGGCTTGCTAAGAAACAGCTTGCGGCAAGGCTGATTTTTCAAGCATTTCACGTGTTTAATTAACCAATCAATCTTAACTTTTGTTTTGTATTCACAAAAACGATTCAAGAAAGTGTCGTTCGTTAGTGTTCTTCAAGTGCCATTGGCAGCTCAACATCCCAGCATCAGACTTGGCTGAATTTGCGTTTACGAACAATTGTAGCGTAAGAGCTCTTTGTGCGAATACTGGCCCCGATTCGCAGGTGATCATCCTAGACGAACCCACGGTCAATATGGATCCGGAAGGCCGCCGCGAGATGTGGGAGCTGCTGCTCAAGGTCCGTCGCAGCTGCTCGGTCTTCCTCACGACGCAGCACATGGACGAGGCGGACGTGTTGGCTGACCACGTGGTCATTATGGCAAACGCTCGGATTCGGTGCGTGGACCATTTAATTCCGTAGCGAACATCTTCGCGGAAGGCGCATTGTATTTCTGAATTGAATttgaattctgggtttttacatgccaaaaccgcgatttggtatgaggcacgccgtagtgcggggactccgggttaattttgaccgctaggggatccttaacgtgcccccaatgcacggcactcggtcgtttttgcatttcgctcccatcaaatGCAGCAGCCGCGGTCGGGATTCAATCCcccgacctcctgcttagcagcgcagcaccatagcccgtaagccaccgcggcgggtcattGCATCTCTGCCAGGCTCTTCCctgaaaaccttttttttttttgtgcgcactATACACCGATGCTGTGACTGAGACAATGGCATTTTGCCGCTCAGCCAGAGGTCCCTGTTTcgatttttggcagcggcgtcaACATCCTCATGGCGGCGGAACGCAAAAAAGCTCGTGTACTGTGTTTTGGCATCGAACAACCCCAGGTGCGTCAAGATTGTGCTGGAGTGCCCAATTACGGTATCTTTCACAGCCAGTGGGCTGCGTCGCGACGTTAATTAAACTCTACCGATAAATTATTCAACCACGTGCACTCTTGGGGGTCCATAAGAAAAATTGTGGGGCTTAGCGTCCCAATTAAACACACGGTTTATGAGAGATACCGTACGGGAGGAGGGCGGGGGAGATTGATTGCTCCAagttta
Coding sequences within:
- the LOC129387436 gene encoding uncharacterized protein, producing MQHRSKLATNLSLGQQRRLCTSLAIVSKPKVIILDEPTVNMDPEGRREMWELLLKVRRSCSVFLTTQHMDEADVLADHVVIMANARIRTWSSAAPTSASTRSA